From the Halomarina salina genome, the window AAGTACTCCTTGTCGGCCTCCTCGTACCCCTCGGGGTCGACGCGGAGGATACCGTACATCCCCATCTCCATGTGCATCGGCGTCTGGTAGTGGCAGTGGTAGAGGTGGGTCCCGGGGACGTTCGCCGGGATATCGTAGGTGTGACTCTCGCCGGGCATCACCGTGATGCCGGTCGTCGTCGGCACGCCGTCGTTCTCCCAGGTCTTGCGGACGCCGTGGAAGTGCAGCGTGTGGGGGACCTCCATCCCCGTGTTGTCGAGCGTGATCTTCAGGTCGTTCCCCTCCGTCGTCCGGAGGATGGGACCGGGGACGCTCGGCGTGCCGTCGTCGGCCTGGAACGCCCAGACCACGGGGAGGTTGATGGGCCCGCCCATCGACTCGCCGGGGTGGATGGCGTGGCGCGCCATGACGGACTTGATGGTCACCTCGTGGTTGCGCTCGTCGAGGTTCACCACCTCGGGGCGGCCGGTCCAGGGGAGGTTCGAGGGGGCCGCAGTGCCGTCCGTGGTCGCGTTCACGACCTGTGCGGAGGGCGAGGAGGTCGTGGTACACCCCGCCGTGGCGAGGAGGCCGACCGACCCGGTCGCTGCGAGGAACTGTCGTCGGGAGATTCCCGTTCCGGGGGCACCGATGTCTGACATACACGCTAGCGTTGACAGCTAGAAGAGATAATACGGAAACCCGATTCCCACTCGGTAAGAATCGCCGGTCTCGTCGGCTCTCTCGGGTGAGTTCCCCAGCGGGATAGCCCTCACGCCAGCGGCGAGCGCGACCGCCAGCACGACCCGTTTACCGCTCGCGGCCCTTCGAGCACGTATGGTATCCGAAGGCGACAGCGCACCCGACTTCACGCGGAAGGTGGCGACCGGCGACACGGAGGAGTTCACGCTCTCGGAGCGCACCGGCGACGGGCCGCTCGTGCTCGCCTCCTTCCCCGGCGCGTTCACGCCGCCGTGTTCGAACGAGATGGTCGCGCTCGAAGACCACCTCGACGACTACGAGGACGCGGGCGCGACGC encodes:
- a CDS encoding multicopper oxidase domain-containing protein; protein product: MSDIGAPGTGISRRQFLAATGSVGLLATAGCTTTSSPSAQVVNATTDGTAAPSNLPWTGRPEVVNLDERNHEVTIKSVMARHAIHPGESMGGPINLPVVWAFQADDGTPSVPGPILRTTEGNDLKITLDNTGMEVPHTLHFHGVRKTWENDGVPTTTGITVMPGESHTYDIPANVPGTHLYHCHYQTPMHMEMGMYGILRVDPEGYEEADKEYFMTAKEWDTRLSRQHGGENVSYDLTNRHADAFTLNGKSAPATLHPETGSPIIVESGDTVRIHWVNAGFMSHPLHTHNHRFRVVEKDGSPMPEALQFEQDVLNVAPAERYTVEFEADADPGIYLMHCHKVDHVRNGSSYPGGMLNAIVYDEAMDTDIFRSLMEYAGYEG